Part of the Woronichinia naegeliana WA131 genome, AATTACCGTCATTTAAGCTATGAATGGTCTAATTATCGCTATGCAGCAGGCTGGATTAATAGTAGTAAAAAAGACTTAGACGATCGCCTACTTGATCCCTTTGAAGTTGAAGATACTTGGTTTGAAATTATATTGCCATCTTTGCAATTAGTGTTAACCGATAAAGTCCCTAAAGAGCAACGCCTAAAAGCTCAATTTACCCTGCAACATCTAGGTTTAGATTACAATGAAAGAATCCTACATCAACGCGAAGAATGGTTTAGAATGTATGAACAAGGTTAGATAACCCTAGATGGTTTAGCTAAAAAAGCTCCCTTGATTGCTCGTGCTATTGAAAAACAAAAGATTAACCCCTAAATTCTAAACAGGGAGAGGAACCAAATGGTCGCTCAATTAACAACAATTCATTACCCTGAAAGTGACGGTAAACCAATGGCTGATAATACCAAACAATTTCACTGGATTACGGTCATTAAACAAAATTTGGATTGCCTCTTTGCCCAAGACCCCCAAATTTTTATTGCAGGAGATTTATTTTGGTATCCAGTGGAAGGTCGTCCTAATATTGTTACAGCTCCCGATGTTTTAGTGGTATTTGGCAGGCTAAAAGGCGATCGCGGTTCCTATAAACAATGGGAAGAAAATAATATCGCGCCTCAAGTTGTGTTTGAGATTTTATCGCCATCAAATAGTAAAACAGAAATGGAGAAAAAGCTCATTTTTTATGATCGTTACGGCGTAGATGAATATTATATTTATGATCCAGACCGCCAACAATTAGAGGGATGGTTGCGGGGAGATAATGACAGTTTAGAAAATATTCCTACCATCTTTAATTGGGTTAGTCCTCGTTTAGGAATACGTTTCGAGCAATCGGAGCAGGAGTTAAAACTTTATCGTCCTGATGGTACGCCTTTTCATTCCTATAATGAGATAAATAGCTTGTTATTAGAAGAGCGTCAACGAGCCGATCGCCTGGAGGCTTTATTAAATCAATACCGTAATCAGTTTGGGGATTTGGAGTATCCTGAAACCTAGTTGAAACGCAATTGAAACCGCGATCGCCGCCTTCCAAGAGAAAACTATGGTGTTAAGAATGGCAGTCCTGTTAATTCTGAAATAAACATTTGTGGAGGTTCATTGCTTATTGTCGTCCCCCCAAAAGTCTGCAATTTTCTTAGAGGTGGCGTTACTGGCTTCTGCTGAACCGAACTCAGGTTAAAAATAGGCAAAAAAAAGCGGTTAGTGATTGAATGCTGATCAATTCCTAACCCAGGTGTCTTTCAAACACCCCGCTTATTTGAATCCTGCTTTATATTATCTATGAATCCATCGTTTGGTGCTACTGTATGTATCACGGTTCAGATGTGATTGTGATCACAGCACATTCAAAGAAGCTAGGATTTAAGCATTGGTAGAGATGCCCCTGATCTTGATTTCGGATGCTTGCCCAATCTTGACTCTTTTTAGTACATTGCGACTTAAATTTTATTGAAAAATGATCTCTGGTTTAACCACTAAATTTAAGGCTTTTTGAACCTCTAATAATTTGGTGAAACTTGCACCAGCGTAAAGATTTGCTTCATCCCGTTGTACCTGCTGTGGTTTGACGTGCAAAAGTTCTGCCAATTTTTCTTGGGTTAAGCCTCGTACAATACGGGCCTTGATTAGGGCTTGGGGTAACTCATGGAAAGATTCTAGGGTTAGTTGCTCGACGTTCCCTTTTTGTAGGGACTCATATTCAGCAATTTCTTCTTTAAATTCTTCAATAAAACTTTCTCTTGAATCAAGATGGGCTTTATAGCGGAGTTGCTCATTACGAGTAGTCGGTAGAGCAAGCTTTTTTAATTCAGCAACCGACTCTTCAAACTCTTTGAGCTTGGCTTTCGTAATTCGGTATTGACGTTCGTTTTGGATCATGATGAATCTATTAGAAAATAAAGGTTATAAAACATTGAATAAATTTTTCCTTACTTACAGGTCAATCGCGATAATTCCTTTGGCATTTCCTCTGACTTTATCTTTTTGAAAAAACGCCAAATAATCTTCAAAGAAATGAAGATCAGCAATATCACTAGCAAGGAATAGTTCGCCCCCATATTTGGCTTTTTGGGCGGCGCGTTGGTTTTTAAAATCGAGTAAAACTGGGTCTATTTCTGCTAATTTTTCAAGATCAACAGTCTCATCTGCCCAGCAAACATCAAAATCGCCTGGGAATTCTTTATTCGTAGCAAAACTTCCACCGATATAAATGCGGGGACAGCCAACCTGTTTTAAGGATTCGCAAGCCAGTTTTAAGCCAGACAATAATTCTTGACGGCGAGGATTGAAAGCCAGTATTTCTTTAACTTCTTGCCAGGTGGCCAGATGAATTCCTGCGGGTAAATTCCCGTGCGTATCGAAAGTCGGAAGAGACATCGAAGAAATCTCCAACAGTTAATAAATTGAATAAATGTAATTGCGAACATGGTTGATATTCTTCCTTGATACTTGAAGACTCAATTGTAACACAACATTTTTGTTTTGTCAATCCGTCGCGTAGGGTTTCCCCAATCCGAAACCGCGATCGCCTGCCACCGTAACGAGAATGGAAGGATCGGAGTAAAAACCATTACAATAGATTAAGATTTCTGACCTGTGCAGCCAAAATGACCGACGTTCCTGTTTCCCGCATTCGTAACTTTTCCATCATTGCCCACATTGATCACGGCAAATCTACCCTGGCGGATCGGATGTTGCAAATTACGGGAACCGTTCAACAGCGAGAAATGAAAGAGCAGTTCCTCGATAACATGGACTTGGAACGGGAGCGGGGCATTACCATTAAGCTTCAGGCCGCTCGCATGAACTACAAAGCCAGGGATGGTCAGGACTATGTTTTGAACCTAATTGACACCCCCGGCCACGTTGACTTTTCTTACGAAGTGTCGCGTTCTTTAGCTGCCTGTGAAGGAGCTTTGTTGGTAGTAGATTCCACCCAGGGCGTAGAAGCCCAAACCCTCGCCAATGTCTATTTAGCGTTAGAAAATAACCTCGAAATTATCCCCGTTTTAAATAAAATTGATTTGCCCAGTGCCGAACCCGAAAGAATCGCGGCAGAGATTGAAGAACTCGTTGGTTTGGATTGTAGCCAGGTGGTGAAAGCTTCTGCCAAAGCGGGTATCGGTATTGACGATATTTTAGAATCCATTGTGCATCTAGTTCCGCCGCCGCCGGATACCGTTGATCACCCCCTACGCGCTCTTATTTTTGATAGTTATTATGATGCTTATCGAGGGGTGATTGTTTATTTTCGGGTCATGGACGGACGGGTTAAAAAAGGCGATAAAGTGCGTTTAATGGCTTCGGAAAAAGAATATGTGATTGATGAATTGGGAATATTATCGCCGACTCAAATTCAAGTGGAAGAACTCCATGCGGGGGAAGTGGGTTATTTTGCGGCGGCCATTAAGGCAGTAGGCGATGCGCGAGTAGGCGATACCATTACCCTAGCAAATCAACCGGCGGCAGAACCCTTACCTGGTTATACTGAGGCCAATCCGATGGTGTTTTGTGGGCTATTTCCCATTGATGCCGATCAATATCCCGACTTGCGTGATGCCTTAGAAAAATTAAAATTAAATGATGCGGCTTTGTCCTACGAACCAGAAACGTCAAGCGCGATGGGTTTTGGTTTTCGTTGTGGATTTTTGGGTTTGCTGCACATGGAAATTGTCCAGGAACGTTTAGAACGGGAATATAATTTAGACCTAATTACCACCGCGCCTTCGGTCATTTATCGCGTTACCACTTTAGATGGGGAAGTGATCGAAATTGATAATCCCAGTGCCTTACCAGACATTCAAAAACGCACAAAAATTGAAGAACCCTACATTAAAGTAGAAATGATTACGCCTGAAACCTATGTAGGGACTTTGATGGAATTGTGTCAGGGACGGCGGGGCGTTTTTAAAGATATGCACTACTTCACTAAAAGTCGCACCGCTTTAGTTTATGAATTACCCTTAGCAGAAGTGGTAACAGACTTTTTTGATCAGTTAAAATCCCGCACTAAGGGCTATGCCAGTATGGAATACCAATTAATTGGTTATCGGGAAAATAATCTGGTTAAATTAGATATTTTGGTTAATGGCGATGGAGTGGATGCGTTGGCGATTATTACCCATCGGGATAAGGCCTATTATGTGGGTCGGGCAATGGTGGAAAAACTCAAAGAGTTAATTCCTCGTCATCAATTTAAGGTTCCCATTCAAGCAGCGATCGGGGCAAAGATTATTGCTAGTGAACATATTGCGGCTTTACGGAAAGATGTTTTAGCAAAATGTTATGGAGGGGATATTTCCCGCAAGAAAAAGTTACTCCAGAAACAAGCTAAGGGTAAAAAACGGATGAAGGCGATCGGAACTGTTGATGTTCCCCAGGAAGCTTTTATGGCGGTTTTAAAATTAGATCAACAAACTTGAGCTTTACACGGATATCAACTTAAGGCGGGACAGCTTACCCTGAAAGGTTTTTAGCGTTCGTCCTACAGAGTAAGCCTTACAGCCATTTTCGTTAGTGTCACGAATCTTTCGCGCTGGGTCAAAGATAAAAAATTGAGCCTTACTGTATAAGGGTTTCAGAAAGCCTAAATCTGGAGCGCGAATAAATAGGGCTTGCTGAATAAGGATGAAATCCTTGCTAGACAATACTTTCAGGCATTTTACAAACGATCAGATGCAAGGTTATGGCATTTGGAGGCTCAAAATCCATGCACTTTGCTGGAAAAATGTGAGGTAAAACTGGAAACTGATCTCTGAAGTCACCATTTTTCGCGCCCTGTGGCATCTAGGTTCGTTTTGTGGACTTATTCAGCAAGCCCTAAATAAAGACACTAATCTCTTTTTTACCTGGCAAAGAGCTTTCCCATTCTTGGTATCCTTGCCCGTTGCTTGTTGTCGTCATAATCAATTTTTTCCAGTTACATCACCTCTATTGTAGCCCGATCGCTTTTTCTCACTGTGGTTACGGGTCAAGGGATTTGCTGAGGGATGAACAAAAAAGAAGGGCGATCTCGGCTAACTTAATAATTGTTTTTGTTGATTCATATATTCACGCAAAGCCTGATTAATGTTTGTTTGATAACTCTTACTTTGGGGATGTTGTTTAAACCAGTCAATGAGATCAACATCGAGACAAAGGGTAATTTGTTGCTGATCAGGGCGGTAAAACATTCCATGTTTAGCATCACTCCAGTCTGTAATCTCTGGGATATCGTCTGTATTAATTTCATCATCCGACATCGCAGCTAAAGCTTCAAGTTCAAGCTGCTGTTCGAGGGTGAGATCAGAAATGACCTTCTTCATAAGCTCTCCGTTCATATTTAGTTGCTTTTCTAGCACTAATAATTCGTCCAATTATTTCGCCATTTTCAGACTCATATTCAGGTGAAGTGTGTACAACAAAAATAATAACGTAACCAGCTAGACTAACAGTTTGCCAACGTTCTTCATTGGGAAAGGGATCGCGCCGACTGTCCGCTAGAGGATCATTAAAGACAAGCTTGGCCGTCTCGAAACCAAGACCATGTTTTAGCTTGTTAGTTTTGTTTTTATCATCGTTCCAAGTCCACCTCAAGTTTGCCACTCAATTCTGACTTTATGATAGCAACTCTACTCAAACTCGTCAGGGATCGGACAATTGCCATTGATGAACAAAAAATAAGGGCGATCGCTCTCACTTACTTTATTAACTGTTTAAATAATCGCCTCTAATTTTTCTAAGGCATTGATCAATTTACGCTTAATTTGTATTTCTCCTGTCCAACTGACATATTCATCGTCGCCGCCTTCCAAGTCTTCTGCTGTCCAATGGTCAATAAAAAAGTCGGAAGATGTTTGATACTTTTCTTCAAATTTAAGGAGTATTTGATTGGTTTTGCGGAGAGAACGTTGTAAGTTTTTAATCTCGGATTCAATGGCCGTTTTAACTAGATTTTGAATACTTTCAATGTCGGAGGAATCAGATTTAATTTGTAGTTGTAACATGATTTTTTCTTGGATGTTTGGATTCTTATTGGAAATGGTGGTTAGGCGATCGCCTAAATTCAGAGTTATTCGTGAAGCATTAGCCAATCAATGAGTAGTAGTTTTAAATAATCTAATTTTTGTAAATATTGATAAATCAGGGAAAATTGTTCATTTTTTGTGAAGTAAAGTTCGGCAAGAGATGGATTTTTGAGGATACAAATAGCTCGTAAATTTTTTAGGGATTGATCAGGATTTTTGATTTGTTGATTAATTGTTATTTGACTTGCATAGCCCCTTAGATAGGTTGTCAATAAGTCAATTTCTTCGAGAATAGAAAATTCGTTATTATTAGGAGGAAAATTTTCTAATAGTGTTTTTTTGTCTTGTTGTAACACCTGTTGATAATCTTGGGTTAATAGGGTTAATAAATCAACAATTTTTTTTGTGCTTTGTTCTAGCGGGTTGACAGTGATGGTATTGAGCATTTTAGTTGACTCCGTAGGTGACTATTTTTTCAATCCCAGAGGGATCAAGGCGTACAATGAGGTATTCGTTGTTTTTGCGATAAACGGCTGATTGATCTTGCCGATAATCTTTGGGTGGAATGCGAGTGGCTCTTTTTTTATTGAAGTTACGGGCTTTACGGAGGAGTTTAAGGGGATCAATTTGTTTGCGATTAGCATGGTCAAGAATATTATGGGCAATACTGAGATCTAAGTACAGGACAAAAGGCTTGAAAAGTATACGAGAAAGGGGTTTCATGGAAGATGAACGTAATGTAAGAAAACCCATGAACCAATATAACGCATTGAAACAAGCCCTAAAACCCCATTTGGGATGGCATGGTGCCAGACTCTCCTTCCTAGCCTTGTTCTTACTCGCCCTCCTCAAAGTGAAAACGGTTAACCTTAAAGAATTGGCTCTGGGTTTTGAAGGTCGGGCATTGGTGGATTCTCATTACAAACGCTTACAACGCTTTTTCTCAGGATTTGAGCTGGATTACCATCACATTGCCCGTATTGTAATCAGTTGGCTGGATATCCCTCAACCTTGGGTATTAAGTATTGACCGCACAACCTGGGAGTTTGGCAGTCATGGTTATAATATCCTCACTGTCGGCATTGTCCATGAAGGAGTAGCCATTCCCATCTTGTGGTGGATGCTTAGCAAGAAGGGTGTGACCTTTAGTTGATGAAGGAAAAGAAAAGTGTTAACATGAGATGAAAAGTGACAAAGAGGAAACAATGATGACAGCAAAACTAATTAATGTAGAGGGTTCAAAGATAAAAATAGAACTAACATTAGAACTAAGTCGTTCAATGTTGGATACAGAAATAAATATTCAAAAAGGCTTAAACGAAGTAGGTTGCATCGCCAGCAAAGAAGCCTTGAAATATTTAGATACAGATGGTTCACCCTTAAAAATCGGTGAAGAAATCTGGAAGAGTAAGGGAGAGCAACCGAAAGAATATCAAACACCTTATGGTGAGGTTATAGTGAATCGTCATGTATATCAGCGTTCACCTTTGAGGAAAAACGTATTGCCCCTTAGAAAGAGAAGCAAGGATAATCATAACATCAACGCCATTATTGGCAAAACAGGTATCCTCAAAAATGTCAGGGATGGCAGGCAAAGAGGTGAAAAATGATTTATTAGAAAATCATGGTAGAAAAGTAGCGCTATCCTATATCCAAAGATTGAGTGAAGCAGTAGGAAGTGTGGTACAGGCAAAAGAAGAAGCGTGGAGTTATGCCCCGCCCAAGGAGGATAGCCAAATTGCAACAGTGGGAATAGGATTAGATGGAACCTGTATGCTGATGTGTGAGGATGGCTACCGTGAAGCAATGGTGGGAACCGTTTCCCTATACGATAGTGAAGGCGAACGTCAACATACAATCTATCTAGGTGCGGCACCAGAGTATGGAAAAAAGAGTTTTCTAGAAAGATTAGAAAGAGAAATTGAGCGAGCGAAAAACCGTTATCCAGAGGCAACATTGGTCGGGATAGCAGACGGGGCAGAATCAAATTGGAAGTTTTTAGAAAAGCAAACGGAAGAACAGATATTAGATTTCTATCATGCCTCT contains:
- a CDS encoding Uma2 family endonuclease, which gives rise to MVAQLTTIHYPESDGKPMADNTKQFHWITVIKQNLDCLFAQDPQIFIAGDLFWYPVEGRPNIVTAPDVLVVFGRLKGDRGSYKQWEENNIAPQVVFEILSPSNSKTEMEKKLIFYDRYGVDEYYIYDPDRQQLEGWLRGDNDSLENIPTIFNWVSPRLGIRFEQSEQELKLYRPDGTPFHSYNEINSLLLEERQRADRLEALLNQYRNQFGDLEYPET
- a CDS encoding helix-turn-helix domain-containing protein, with protein sequence MIQNERQYRITKAKLKEFEESVAELKKLALPTTRNEQLRYKAHLDSRESFIEEFKEEIAEYESLQKGNVEQLTLESFHELPQALIKARIVRGLTQEKLAELLHVKPQQVQRDEANLYAGASFTKLLEVQKALNLVVKPEIIFQ
- the lepA gene encoding translation elongation factor 4: MTDVPVSRIRNFSIIAHIDHGKSTLADRMLQITGTVQQREMKEQFLDNMDLERERGITIKLQAARMNYKARDGQDYVLNLIDTPGHVDFSYEVSRSLAACEGALLVVDSTQGVEAQTLANVYLALENNLEIIPVLNKIDLPSAEPERIAAEIEELVGLDCSQVVKASAKAGIGIDDILESIVHLVPPPPDTVDHPLRALIFDSYYDAYRGVIVYFRVMDGRVKKGDKVRLMASEKEYVIDELGILSPTQIQVEELHAGEVGYFAAAIKAVGDARVGDTITLANQPAAEPLPGYTEANPMVFCGLFPIDADQYPDLRDALEKLKLNDAALSYEPETSSAMGFGFRCGFLGLLHMEIVQERLEREYNLDLITTAPSVIYRVTTLDGEVIEIDNPSALPDIQKRTKIEEPYIKVEMITPETYVGTLMELCQGRRGVFKDMHYFTKSRTALVYELPLAEVVTDFFDQLKSRTKGYASMEYQLIGYRENNLVKLDILVNGDGVDALAIITHRDKAYYVGRAMVEKLKELIPRHQFKVPIQAAIGAKIIASEHIAALRKDVLAKCYGGDISRKKKLLQKQAKGKKRMKAIGTVDVPQEAFMAVLKLDQQT
- a CDS encoding BrnA antitoxin family protein, producing the protein MLEKQLNMNGELMKKVISDLTLEQQLELEALAAMSDDEINTDDIPEITDWSDAKHGMFYRPDQQQITLCLDVDLIDWFKQHPQSKSYQTNINQALREYMNQQKQLLS
- a CDS encoding BrnT family toxin is translated as MANLRWTWNDDKNKTNKLKHGLGFETAKLVFNDPLADSRRDPFPNEERWQTVSLAGYVIIFVVHTSPEYESENGEIIGRIISARKATKYERRAYEEGHF